One Qiania dongpingensis genomic window carries:
- a CDS encoding class I SAM-dependent rRNA methyltransferase has protein sequence MSNAIVTLKKGAGRTLKSGGPWIYDNEVASILGNFEDGDIVLIHDFDGYPLGKGFINRNSKLTVRMMTRNKDAEIDEEFIRMRVKNAWEYRKQVVDTDSCRVIFGEADFLPGIVIDKFSDVLVVQSLALGIDRFKVLIVDTLKQLMKEDGIVIRGVYERSDAKVRKQEGMECVKGFLGEPFDTKVEITENGVRYLVDVKEGQKTGFFLDQKYNRKAIWKLCPGARVLDCFTHTGSFALNAGLAGAESVLGVDASELGVAQARENAALNHLEEKVEFRCADVFELLPELEKRGEKFDVVILDPPAFTKSRNSIKNAVKGYREINLRAMKLIKDGGYLATCSCSHFMDYELFTRTIGQAAQNVHKRLRQVEFRTQAPDHPILWAADDSYYLKFYIFQVCDEK, from the coding sequence ATGAGCAATGCAATCGTAACGCTGAAAAAGGGAGCAGGACGGACTTTGAAATCAGGCGGTCCTTGGATTTACGACAATGAGGTGGCAAGTATTCTGGGAAATTTTGAGGATGGAGACATTGTACTGATACATGACTTCGACGGGTATCCGCTGGGAAAAGGGTTCATAAACCGGAATTCCAAGCTGACGGTCCGTATGATGACTCGGAACAAGGATGCCGAGATAGATGAGGAATTTATCCGGATGCGTGTTAAGAACGCTTGGGAATACCGAAAACAGGTAGTGGATACGGACAGCTGCCGGGTGATTTTCGGAGAAGCCGATTTTCTGCCCGGTATTGTGATAGATAAGTTTTCCGACGTGCTGGTGGTACAGTCGCTGGCGCTGGGAATCGACCGGTTTAAGGTACTGATCGTTGACACGCTGAAACAGCTTATGAAGGAAGATGGAATCGTCATCCGCGGCGTCTATGAACGGAGTGACGCGAAGGTCAGAAAGCAGGAAGGGATGGAATGTGTCAAGGGATTTCTTGGGGAACCTTTTGATACAAAGGTGGAGATTACAGAAAATGGTGTCCGTTATTTGGTGGATGTAAAAGAGGGGCAGAAGACAGGCTTTTTTCTGGATCAGAAGTATAACCGCAAGGCAATTTGGAAGCTGTGCCCCGGCGCGAGGGTATTGGACTGTTTTACGCATACAGGTTCCTTTGCTTTAAACGCGGGATTGGCAGGGGCGGAGAGCGTGCTCGGCGTGGATGCGTCTGAATTGGGAGTGGCCCAGGCGAGGGAAAATGCGGCGTTGAATCATTTGGAAGAGAAAGTGGAGTTTCGCTGCGCCGATGTTTTTGAGCTGCTCCCTGAACTGGAGAAACGGGGAGAGAAGTTCGATGTGGTGATCTTAGATCCGCCGGCGTTTACAAAGTCCAGGAATTCCATAAAGAACGCGGTAAAAGGCTACCGGGAGATCAATCTGCGGGCCATGAAACTGATCAAAGACGGAGGGTATCTGGCTACCTGCTCCTGTTCTCATTTTATGGATTATGAATTATTCACCCGGACGATCGGACAAGCCGCCCAAAATGTACACAAACGGCTGCGGCAGGTGGAATTTCGCACTCAGGCTCCGGACCATCCGATACTTTGGGCGGCGGATGATTCATATTATCTGAAATTTTATATCTTTCAGGTATGTGATGAAAAATAG
- a CDS encoding radical SAM protein, whose protein sequence is MGICRLCPRECSVDRKSGQTGYCGVTGSGIYAARASLHIWEEPCISGTNGSGTVFFSGCNLRCVYCQNYQIARAETGKQITVERLAEIFLELQEKGAANINLVTPTHYTPEIIAAIEKARTGGLSLPVIYNCGGYEKTVTLKTLEGIVDVYLTDFKYMEKETARRYSGAEDYPETAQAALKEMVRQQGRAVFGPDGNMKRGVIVRHLLLPGHLKNAKAVVGYVYETYGDQVYLSLMNQYTPLLQVNEWPELNRRVTKREYDRLVDYAVSIGVENGFIQEGEAAGESFIPAFDHEGI, encoded by the coding sequence ATGGGAATCTGCAGACTTTGCCCGAGAGAATGCAGCGTGGACCGTAAATCCGGACAGACAGGTTACTGTGGTGTCACAGGCAGCGGGATTTATGCGGCGCGGGCTTCTCTTCATATTTGGGAGGAACCTTGTATTTCTGGTACAAATGGATCGGGCACCGTGTTTTTCAGCGGCTGTAACCTTCGGTGTGTTTACTGCCAGAATTACCAGATTGCCCGCGCTGAAACGGGAAAACAGATTACAGTGGAAAGGCTGGCGGAGATATTCCTGGAGCTTCAGGAGAAAGGCGCGGCCAATATAAACCTGGTGACGCCGACTCATTATACCCCGGAGATCATAGCCGCGATAGAGAAGGCCAGAACAGGCGGATTATCCCTGCCTGTCATATATAACTGCGGCGGCTATGAAAAGACGGTTACGTTAAAAACACTGGAGGGCATTGTGGATGTCTACCTGACGGATTTTAAATATATGGAGAAAGAGACGGCGCGGCGGTATTCCGGAGCGGAGGATTATCCGGAAACGGCGCAGGCCGCATTGAAAGAGATGGTGCGCCAGCAGGGCCGGGCTGTTTTTGGCCCGGACGGAAATATGAAAAGAGGCGTGATTGTCCGCCATCTGCTTCTTCCAGGACATTTGAAAAATGCAAAAGCAGTGGTGGGCTATGTATATGAGACATACGGAGATCAGGTCTATCTGAGCCTGATGAATCAATATACGCCGCTGCTGCAGGTGAATGAATGGCCTGAATTAAACCGGCGTGTCACGAAACGGGAATATGACAGACTGGTGGACTATGCCGTTTCCATCGGAGTAGAGAATGGGTTCATTCAGGAAGGCGAGGCAGCCGGGGAGAGCTTTATCCCTGCATTTGATCATGAGGGGATATAG
- a CDS encoding cytidylate kinase-like family protein — translation MAKKIITISREFGSGGRTIGRQTAERLGISFYDKELIEKVAKESGLSEQFVAEQGEDSPTKNRFAYSFLGRESNGMSVNDYLWSVQRKIILELAEKESCVIVGRCADYILRDREDCLHAFICADVKKKAERIVKLYGETEKKPEKRLAEKDKKRRLNYEYYTERKWGMAQNYHISLDSGVIGLEKCVDILADLAGME, via the coding sequence ATGGCGAAAAAGATTATTACCATAAGCAGAGAATTTGGCAGCGGCGGGAGGACGATCGGAAGGCAGACGGCGGAGCGGCTTGGGATTTCCTTTTACGACAAAGAGCTGATTGAAAAGGTGGCGAAGGAATCCGGGCTTTCGGAGCAGTTTGTAGCAGAGCAGGGCGAGGATTCACCGACGAAAAACCGCTTTGCTTATTCCTTTTTAGGCAGAGAGAGCAACGGCATGTCGGTAAACGATTATCTCTGGTCAGTTCAGAGAAAGATCATCCTGGAGCTTGCAGAGAAAGAATCGTGCGTGATAGTGGGACGCTGTGCGGACTATATTCTGAGGGACCGGGAGGACTGCCTGCACGCCTTTATTTGTGCGGATGTGAAGAAGAAAGCAGAGCGGATCGTAAAGCTGTATGGGGAGACAGAAAAAAAGCCTGAGAAAAGGCTTGCAGAAAAGGACAAAAAACGGCGCCTGAACTATGAATATTATACGGAGCGAAAATGGGGAATGGCACAGAATTATCATATCTCCCTGGACAGCGGAGTTATCGGCCTTGAAAAGTGTGTGGATATTTTGGCGGATCTGGCCGGAATGGAGTAA
- a CDS encoding MATE family efflux transporter, which produces MEKEVTMNRMGTAPIKKLMLTMGIPMILSMALQALYNIVDSFFVSSIKDTPTVAHLGDYAVNALTLAFPVQMLMVAIGIGTGVGVNALLSKSLGQGDREKGSWISGNAVFLGLCTYIVFLLFGIFGVNAYMISQTKNPVVLQMGKAYLGICSILSFGSILFMIYEKLLQATGRTMLSTVAQVAGAVTNIILDPILIFGYLGFPEMGIEGAAYATVIGQVISLVLGILFHMICNRRDINTDFQYLRPRKKIITEVYTIGIPAIIMQAMMSFMTYGVNIIFGAVSTAAVTAYGIYYKIQQFVFFAAFGMNNAMIPIIGFNYGKRDEKRIHEGIRYGMVYTLIIMLVGAILLQLFAGQLIGIFSLSDETRALCIRAARIITLGYLFAGANIAYQGVFQALGNGVRSLLVSMVRLIIVALPLAWIFTRLPNAETLIWTAFPIAEGAALILAAVLMRRVAKKRFA; this is translated from the coding sequence ATGGAAAAAGAAGTTACTATGAACCGGATGGGAACAGCGCCCATCAAAAAGCTGATGCTGACCATGGGGATTCCCATGATCTTATCCATGGCACTGCAGGCTTTGTACAATATTGTGGATAGCTTTTTTGTGAGCAGCATAAAGGATACGCCTACTGTGGCACATTTGGGAGATTATGCAGTGAATGCCCTTACCCTGGCATTCCCGGTCCAGATGCTGATGGTCGCGATTGGCATTGGTACCGGAGTCGGAGTAAATGCACTGCTGTCAAAGAGCCTTGGCCAGGGCGACAGGGAGAAAGGAAGCTGGATTTCGGGCAATGCCGTCTTTTTAGGACTCTGCACCTATATTGTATTTTTACTGTTCGGTATCTTCGGCGTGAATGCCTATATGATTTCCCAAACAAAGAATCCTGTTGTCCTTCAAATGGGAAAGGCATATCTGGGAATCTGCTCTATACTTTCCTTTGGAAGCATTTTGTTTATGATCTACGAGAAGCTTTTGCAGGCTACAGGCCGGACCATGCTGTCGACCGTCGCCCAGGTAGCCGGGGCTGTGACCAACATTATTTTGGATCCAATATTGATCTTTGGATATCTGGGATTTCCGGAAATGGGAATTGAAGGAGCAGCATATGCGACTGTTATCGGACAGGTGATTTCCCTTGTTCTGGGAATCCTGTTTCACATGATATGCAACAGAAGGGATATCAATACAGACTTTCAATATCTGCGTCCGAGGAAAAAGATCATTACGGAAGTCTATACTATTGGGATACCAGCCATTATCATGCAGGCTATGATGTCATTCATGACCTATGGCGTGAATATCATATTTGGAGCAGTTTCCACAGCGGCGGTAACGGCATACGGGATTTATTATAAAATTCAGCAGTTTGTCTTTTTTGCGGCTTTCGGTATGAATAACGCTATGATTCCTATTATTGGGTTCAATTATGGGAAACGGGACGAAAAGAGGATACATGAAGGAATCCGCTACGGAATGGTTTATACATTGATTATCATGCTGGTGGGAGCCATATTGCTGCAGTTATTTGCAGGACAGCTAATCGGTATTTTTTCCCTGTCTGATGAAACGCGGGCGCTTTGTATCCGGGCAGCGCGCATCATTACATTGGGCTATTTGTTTGCCGGCGCCAATATCGCTTATCAGGGTGTTTTTCAGGCGCTGGGGAATGGGGTCCGTTCCTTATTGGTGTCCATGGTACGGTTGATCATAGTGGCACTTCCGCTTGCATGGATTTTTACCCGTCTTCCCAACGCGGAGACGCTGATCTGGACCGCTTTTCCCATAGCGGAAGGTGCGGCATTGATTCTTGCGGCAGTGCTGATGAGACGGGTCGCAAAAAAGAGGTTTGCTTAA
- a CDS encoding NADH-dependent [FeFe] hydrogenase, group A6 produces the protein MVNLTINGKQIRVKEGTTILDAAASAGIFIPTLCYLKDINEIGACRVCVVEVEGCAKLVTACNNKVWEGMDIRTNSPKVRESRRNNVELILSQHDCQCATCVRSGNCSLQTIANDLGILELPFEKKLPKSNWPMDFPLIRDAKKCIKCMRCVQVCDKIQGLNIWDVAGTGSRTTVDVSRNRKIQESDCALCGQCITHCPVGALRERDDVQKVLDALADPEKITVVQVAPAVRAAWGEAFGLPRKFATVKRLVSALRQIGFNYIFDTNFSADLTIMEEGSEFLEKVKNKENETFPMFTSCCPGWVRFMKSQYPGMVDQLSSAKSPQQMFGAVAKSYYAKLLDVDPSRIYSISIMPCVAKKHECAIPVMNDAGAGPDVDVVLTTREVDRLIRAEHIIPADLEEEEFDTPLGTGSGAGVIFGATGGVMEAALRSAYYLVTGRNPDPDSFSKVRGMDGWKEAEFNLAGQNLKVAVASGLSNTRKLMEAIRKGEVQYHFVEIMACPGGCAGGGGQPIKDGEEQAEARCEVLYGLDKVNNLRFSHENPSVQKCYQDYLEAPLSHLSHKLLHTDHHAWLMPEEETEE, from the coding sequence ATGGTAAATCTCACAATTAATGGTAAACAGATCAGGGTGAAGGAAGGAACCACGATTCTGGACGCTGCCGCTTCCGCAGGGATTTTTATTCCGACTCTTTGTTATCTGAAGGATATCAATGAAATCGGCGCCTGCCGTGTCTGTGTTGTAGAAGTGGAAGGCTGCGCCAAACTGGTGACGGCCTGCAACAATAAAGTATGGGAGGGTATGGATATCCGTACCAACAGCCCCAAGGTAAGAGAGAGCAGAAGAAATAATGTTGAATTGATTCTGTCTCAGCATGACTGTCAGTGCGCTACCTGTGTGAGAAGCGGGAACTGCAGTCTTCAGACGATAGCCAACGACCTGGGCATTCTGGAACTTCCTTTTGAGAAAAAGCTTCCAAAGTCCAACTGGCCGATGGATTTCCCTTTGATTCGGGATGCCAAAAAGTGTATCAAGTGTATGCGCTGTGTTCAGGTCTGTGACAAGATCCAGGGACTGAATATCTGGGATGTGGCGGGAACTGGTTCGAGGACTACCGTTGACGTATCCAGAAACAGAAAGATCCAGGAATCTGACTGTGCGCTCTGCGGCCAGTGTATCACACACTGTCCTGTTGGAGCCCTGAGGGAGCGCGACGATGTCCAAAAGGTTTTGGACGCGCTGGCAGATCCGGAGAAGATCACAGTGGTGCAGGTGGCTCCCGCCGTACGTGCGGCATGGGGTGAGGCATTCGGCCTTCCCAGGAAGTTTGCCACCGTGAAGCGTCTGGTATCAGCCCTTCGTCAGATTGGCTTTAATTACATATTTGACACCAATTTCAGCGCAGACCTGACCATCATGGAAGAGGGAAGCGAGTTCCTGGAAAAGGTGAAGAACAAGGAGAATGAAACGTTCCCGATGTTCACATCATGCTGTCCCGGGTGGGTACGTTTTATGAAGTCCCAGTATCCCGGCATGGTGGACCAGTTGTCCAGCGCGAAATCGCCTCAGCAGATGTTTGGGGCTGTTGCAAAGTCCTACTACGCGAAGCTGCTGGATGTGGATCCTTCCAGAATCTACAGTATTTCAATCATGCCGTGTGTAGCGAAAAAGCATGAATGTGCGATACCGGTCATGAATGACGCGGGCGCAGGCCCGGATGTGGACGTGGTCCTGACTACCAGAGAAGTAGACCGCCTGATCCGCGCGGAGCACATCATTCCCGCTGATCTGGAAGAAGAAGAGTTCGATACGCCTTTGGGTACCGGTTCAGGCGCCGGCGTCATATTCGGAGCTACCGGGGGCGTTATGGAAGCGGCGCTTCGAAGCGCGTATTATCTGGTGACTGGAAGAAATCCTGATCCGGATTCCTTCAGCAAGGTGCGCGGTATGGACGGCTGGAAAGAGGCTGAGTTCAACCTGGCGGGCCAAAATCTGAAGGTGGCCGTTGCCAGCGGACTTTCCAATACCAGAAAACTGATGGAGGCCATCCGTAAGGGTGAAGTCCAATACCACTTTGTGGAGATCATGGCATGTCCCGGCGGCTGCGCAGGCGGAGGCGGACAGCCGATCAAAGACGGAGAAGAGCAGGCGGAAGCCAGGTGTGAAGTTCTCTATGGACTGGATAAGGTGAACAACCTGAGGTTCTCCCATGAGAATCCTTCTGTCCAAAAATGTTACCAGGATTATCTGGAGGCGCCGCTGTCTCATTTATCTCACAAGCTTCTGCATACGGACCATCATGCTTGGCTGATGCCGGAAGAAGAGACGGAAGAGTGA
- a CDS encoding NAD(P)-binding protein, with protein sequence MSRLSIITQNKAQTTVEELYKDLERRISASPPGLCPVDLASSFLKMCHAQSCGKCVPCRVGLGQLQKLMEDVLNGEATLETIDLIEKTAKNIFYSADCAIGYEAAKMVLKGIKGFRDDFEEHILRGRCKFELNQPVPCVSQCPAGVDIPGYIALVAEGRYGDAIRLIRKDNPMPSVCGLICEHPCEVRCRRTMIDDPVNIRGLKRFAVDHAGDVPLPVPAVPTGKKVAVIGGGPGGISAAYYLTLMGHDVTILEQRKKLGGMLRYGIPNYRLPREVLDREIEHLLSIGVKVETGVSVGENPSITDLKNEYDAIYIAIGAHIDRKIGIEGEDANGVVSAVELLRGIGDGEMPDFSGKDIVVIGGGNVAMDVARSAIRLGAKRLRIAYRRRAVDMTAMPEEVAGAVEEGCELLDLHAPLRVEKDADGNVAALWVKPQIIGPVKNGRPVPVNSSEEDVRLSCDMVIVAIGQGIESKAFEKQGIPVKRGVIEALNWSGVNAKDITGVFAGGDCVTGPATVIRAIAAGKVAAANIDEYLGFKHTISVDVQIPKVRLDDRKSCARANMKERQPSDRAKDFDLIECGMTCEEASQEARRCLRCDHFGFGILKGGRVEKW encoded by the coding sequence ATGAGCAGATTAAGTATCATCACTCAAAACAAGGCTCAGACCACAGTAGAGGAGCTCTACAAGGATCTGGAGCGGCGTATCAGCGCGAGTCCGCCAGGACTGTGTCCCGTTGATCTGGCGTCATCTTTCCTTAAGATGTGCCATGCCCAGTCATGTGGGAAATGCGTTCCCTGCCGTGTGGGCCTGGGACAGCTGCAGAAGTTGATGGAAGACGTGCTGAACGGGGAAGCGACTCTGGAGACGATTGACCTGATTGAAAAAACAGCAAAGAATATTTTCTATTCCGCAGACTGCGCCATTGGGTATGAGGCTGCGAAAATGGTATTAAAGGGAATCAAGGGATTCCGGGATGATTTTGAAGAGCATATTCTGAGAGGCCGCTGCAAGTTTGAGCTGAACCAGCCTGTGCCTTGTGTATCACAATGTCCCGCGGGAGTGGACATTCCCGGTTATATTGCCCTGGTGGCAGAGGGCCGCTACGGCGACGCGATCCGCCTGATCCGAAAAGACAATCCGATGCCTTCCGTATGCGGGCTTATCTGCGAGCATCCCTGTGAAGTGCGCTGCCGCAGGACGATGATCGATGATCCTGTGAATATCCGCGGACTGAAGAGATTTGCCGTAGATCATGCGGGCGACGTGCCGCTTCCCGTACCCGCGGTGCCTACGGGGAAAAAAGTGGCTGTTATCGGCGGAGGCCCCGGCGGTATCAGCGCGGCTTATTATCTGACCTTAATGGGCCATGATGTGACGATTCTGGAACAGAGGAAGAAGTTGGGCGGCATGCTCCGCTACGGGATTCCCAATTACCGGCTGCCCAGAGAGGTTCTTGACAGAGAGATTGAGCATTTGCTCAGCATCGGAGTTAAAGTAGAGACCGGGGTGTCTGTGGGCGAGAACCCCAGCATAACGGATCTGAAAAACGAATATGACGCGATTTATATCGCGATCGGCGCTCACATTGACAGAAAGATCGGCATTGAAGGCGAAGATGCCAACGGCGTGGTTTCTGCCGTGGAACTGCTCCGCGGGATTGGCGACGGCGAAATGCCTGATTTCAGCGGCAAGGATATCGTAGTCATCGGCGGCGGAAACGTAGCCATGGACGTGGCGCGGTCAGCAATCCGTCTGGGTGCGAAGCGTCTGCGTATTGCATATAGGCGCAGAGCCGTGGATATGACGGCCATGCCGGAAGAAGTCGCGGGAGCGGTGGAGGAAGGATGCGAGCTTCTCGATCTTCATGCCCCTCTGCGTGTGGAAAAGGATGCGGACGGAAATGTGGCGGCCCTTTGGGTGAAGCCTCAGATCATCGGACCGGTAAAAAATGGAAGACCTGTGCCTGTGAATTCTTCTGAAGAGGATGTCCGTCTCTCCTGTGATATGGTAATCGTGGCCATCGGACAGGGCATTGAGTCCAAGGCTTTTGAGAAACAAGGCATTCCTGTGAAACGCGGAGTCATCGAAGCGCTTAACTGGAGTGGTGTGAATGCAAAGGATATCACCGGCGTGTTTGCCGGCGGCGACTGCGTGACAGGACCTGCCACCGTAATCCGCGCAATTGCGGCCGGAAAGGTTGCCGCCGCGAATATTGATGAGTATCTTGGCTTCAAGCATACGATTTCCGTGGATGTGCAGATTCCCAAGGTCCGCCTGGATGACAGGAAGAGCTGTGCCCGCGCGAACATGAAGGAGCGCCAGCCTTCCGACAGAGCGAAGGATTTCGATCTGATCGAATGCGGCATGACCTGCGAAGAAGCGAGCCAGGAAGCGAGACGGTGCCTGCGGTGTGACCACTTTGGCTTCGGTATCCTGAAAGGAGGCAGAGTAGAAAAATGGTAA
- a CDS encoding DUF1905 domain-containing protein, with the protein MEGKKYEFDAVIKKVPDMDGAYVEFPFDVRKEFGKGRVKVHAEFDGEPYDGSLVRMGTPGHILGIRKDIRSKIGRQPGDIVHVVLTERR; encoded by the coding sequence ATGGAAGGGAAGAAATATGAGTTTGACGCTGTCATAAAAAAGGTTCCGGATATGGACGGAGCATATGTGGAATTTCCTTTCGATGTCAGAAAAGAGTTTGGAAAAGGCAGGGTAAAGGTACATGCAGAATTCGACGGAGAGCCGTATGACGGAAGCCTTGTCAGGATGGGAACGCCTGGCCATATTCTGGGAATACGAAAGGATATCCGGTCAAAAATCGGCAGACAGCCGGGGGATATCGTACATGTCGTACTTACAGAACGCCGTTGA
- a CDS encoding alpha/beta hydrolase yields the protein MRRRISLEPEAVAVSNANSVPPLIFQLPPCEGREVLEKAQDAPVCMYPACIQKTMVNTGEWGKVRVFVVRPERVSCPANVIFYIHGAGWVFGSFHTHEKLVRELAARTGSVLVFPEYSRAPEARYPVAIEQCYHILCMLPALLRQMGIEMNPAALTVAGDSAGGNMAIAMTLMAKYRGGPCIHKQLLYYPVTNACFDTCTYRQFAVDYYLYRAGMMWFWNQYTVSECDRNQITASPLRAGREQLEGLPAAMIINGEADVLRDEGEAYARKLREAGAEVTAVRFQAIIHDFVMLNELDQTRACRAAMDVSVEWLNRESCPVPCC from the coding sequence ATGAGAAGAAGAATTTCACTGGAACCAGAGGCGGTGGCGGTAAGCAATGCGAATTCCGTACCGCCCCTTATTTTTCAGCTTCCCCCCTGCGAGGGGCGGGAGGTACTGGAAAAAGCACAGGATGCGCCGGTATGTATGTATCCGGCTTGTATACAGAAAACAATGGTGAATACCGGAGAATGGGGGAAAGTACGGGTCTTTGTGGTCAGGCCGGAACGAGTCTCCTGCCCGGCAAATGTGATATTTTACATTCATGGAGCGGGATGGGTATTCGGAAGCTTCCATACTCATGAGAAGCTGGTCAGGGAACTTGCCGCAAGGACGGGTTCTGTCCTGGTGTTCCCGGAGTATTCCCGGGCGCCGGAAGCGCGTTATCCGGTAGCTATCGAACAGTGTTATCACATACTTTGTATGCTGCCTGCATTGCTCAGACAAATGGGAATAGAGATGAACCCGGCCGCGCTGACAGTGGCGGGGGACAGCGCTGGAGGAAATATGGCTATTGCCATGACACTGATGGCAAAATACCGGGGAGGGCCCTGCATCCATAAACAGCTTTTGTATTATCCGGTGACAAATGCCTGCTTTGATACTTGCACCTATCGGCAATTCGCGGTAGACTACTATCTTTACAGAGCCGGGATGATGTGGTTCTGGAATCAATATACAGTGTCAGAATGTGACAGGAATCAGATTACTGCTTCTCCGCTGCGGGCGGGAAGAGAACAGCTGGAAGGCCTGCCCGCCGCTATGATAATCAATGGGGAGGCAGACGTTCTGAGAGACGAAGGAGAGGCTTACGCGAGAAAGCTTAGGGAAGCGGGGGCAGAAGTGACTGCTGTGCGGTTTCAGGCAATCATCCATGATTTTGTGATGCTGAACGAGCTGGATCAGACGAGAGCCTGCCGCGCCGCTATGGATGTCTCTGTGGAATGGCTGAACAGAGAAAGCTGCCCTGTGCCTTGCTGCTGA